One stretch of Chitinophaga pendula DNA includes these proteins:
- the ypfJ gene encoding KPN_02809 family neutral zinc metallopeptidase, with protein sequence MRWQDKRLSDNVEDRRGGGGGMRTLGIGGGIGGIIIVVLALLFNQDPKQVQQVIQQAQQQTGAGSGPSKSVTAASDEQARFISTVLASTEDVWTDQFRKLNQQYSAPKLVLFSDLDESGCGSAQAAMGPFYCPADQKVYLDLSFFREMEERFNAAGDFAQAYVIAHEVGHHVQNLLGISRKVQAMRARMSETAYNRMSVKLELQADFLAGVWAHHAQQMENILEPGDIEEALRAASAVGDDKLQQASQGRVVPDAFTHGTSAQRMRWFKKGFDTGDINQGDTFASDNL encoded by the coding sequence ATGCGCTGGCAAGATAAAAGACTAAGCGATAATGTAGAAGACCGCCGCGGCGGAGGTGGAGGCATGAGAACCCTCGGCATCGGAGGTGGTATAGGTGGTATCATTATCGTCGTCCTCGCGCTACTGTTCAACCAGGACCCCAAACAAGTACAACAGGTCATCCAACAGGCACAACAACAAACCGGCGCCGGCAGCGGACCCTCCAAATCAGTCACCGCCGCCAGCGATGAACAAGCCCGCTTTATCTCTACCGTACTCGCCAGCACCGAAGATGTATGGACAGATCAATTCCGTAAATTGAACCAGCAATACAGCGCCCCCAAACTGGTGCTGTTCTCCGACCTCGACGAATCCGGATGCGGCTCCGCCCAGGCTGCCATGGGCCCATTCTACTGCCCAGCAGACCAAAAAGTATATCTCGACCTCAGCTTCTTCCGCGAAATGGAAGAACGCTTCAACGCCGCCGGCGACTTCGCACAGGCGTACGTCATCGCACACGAAGTAGGCCACCACGTACAAAACCTGCTGGGCATCAGCAGAAAAGTACAAGCCATGCGCGCACGCATGTCAGAAACAGCCTACAACCGCATGTCCGTAAAACTAGAACTGCAGGCAGACTTCCTCGCAGGCGTTTGGGCACACCATGCACAACAAATGGAAAACATCCTCGAACCGGGAGATATTGAAGAAGCACTGAGAGCTGCCAGCGCCGTAGGGGATGATAAACTGCAACAAGCATCACAGGGTAGGGTAGTCCCCGATGCCTTCACACATGGCACCTCCGCACAACGTATGCGCTGGTTCAAAAAAGGATTCGATACCGGCGATATCAACCAGGGCGATACCTTCGCCTCCGATAACCTCTGA
- a CDS encoding thioredoxin family protein, whose protein sequence is MKRILSLLLFLPFLAMAQDKGVHFEHGLSWAEVKAKAKAENKYIFMDCFTTWCGPCKFMSNTIFPQEQAGAFFNDKFVSVKVQLDSTNKDNEEVNKWRADANKIAKDYNVVAYPTFLVFAPDGHIVHRIVGGAQTAEAFITRVKPALNPEEQYYTQLDAFNKGRRDTAFLRKLATTSTQLYDKANSEKVTAAYLHSQKDLLTPANIRLLNSAVTSTKSKWFPLFLNENEKIDKVLGEGEADRKVTTILANEYVKPALATDNVTPATWTKIESKLTRQYPKYAKKIVAFNKIHYYLRKGDWVNFRPAVNSYIQQYGKDVAPSDLNTYAWTVFEKCDDKACLEAALDWSKRSFEGNNSPALIDTYANLLYKLGRKDEAISWEEKAMNALPESDRADFNATINKMKNGQPTW, encoded by the coding sequence ATGAAAAGGATCTTAAGTTTGCTCCTATTCCTTCCCTTCCTGGCAATGGCTCAGGACAAAGGCGTACATTTCGAACATGGCCTCAGCTGGGCCGAAGTGAAAGCAAAAGCCAAAGCAGAAAACAAGTACATCTTCATGGACTGCTTTACCACTTGGTGCGGCCCCTGCAAATTCATGAGCAATACCATCTTCCCACAGGAACAGGCAGGCGCCTTTTTCAACGATAAATTCGTCAGCGTAAAAGTGCAACTCGACTCCACCAACAAAGACAATGAAGAAGTAAACAAATGGAGAGCAGATGCCAATAAAATAGCTAAAGACTATAACGTGGTAGCCTATCCCACCTTCCTCGTCTTCGCCCCTGATGGCCATATCGTACATCGCATAGTAGGTGGCGCCCAAACAGCAGAAGCCTTCATCACCCGCGTAAAACCGGCACTCAACCCGGAAGAACAATACTACACACAACTGGATGCCTTCAACAAAGGCCGCCGCGATACCGCCTTCCTGCGCAAACTCGCCACCACAAGCACCCAGCTGTATGATAAGGCAAACAGCGAAAAAGTGACCGCCGCCTACCTCCACAGCCAGAAAGATCTCCTCACGCCTGCCAACATACGCCTGCTGAATAGCGCCGTTACCAGCACCAAATCAAAATGGTTCCCGCTCTTCCTCAACGAAAACGAAAAAATAGATAAAGTACTGGGAGAAGGAGAAGCCGATCGGAAAGTAACAACGATACTGGCTAATGAATACGTTAAACCGGCACTGGCTACAGACAACGTAACACCAGCCACCTGGACCAAAATAGAAAGCAAACTCACCCGGCAATATCCCAAATACGCTAAGAAGATAGTAGCATTCAATAAAATACACTACTACCTGCGTAAAGGCGACTGGGTGAACTTCCGCCCGGCTGTAAACAGCTACATACAGCAATATGGTAAAGACGTAGCTCCTTCCGATCTGAACACCTACGCCTGGACCGTATTCGAAAAATGCGACGACAAAGCATGCCTGGAAGCCGCACTCGACTGGAGCAAACGCTCCTTCGAAGGCAATAACTCCCCCGCCCTCATCGACACCTACGCCAACCTGCTCTACAAACTGGGCAGAAAAGACGAAGCGATCAGCTGGGAAGAAAAAGCAATGAATGCACTGCCCGAAAGCGACCGGGCAGACTTCAATGCCACCATCAACAAGATGAAAAATGGCCAGCCTACCTGGTGA
- a CDS encoding ferritin-like domain-containing protein, translating into MSYLNTPRLQFAGQFQADPSTVNNDPEHFNTQTFQTNFQEFGNGPNNGWWNPKGTGAWRLVGCTVQRVYYKDGSWCDDPTLDPIIGMSITGADRRVEGKIVDLDSENQSVSQLWGFQVLLNPGGPGISFQSDFEVAAFGDLWGRCLTGGGDERYAAIYQSQLHIKKWVDDKSSRYLTELASTFSGDAVGSSLSIKFNIDGFMMDVNQPASFTIGRISGAIGPVAATSTPFPAEPKHFVYGRTLTPTSGPMAYNYAYAQIVGNNLFLDMGNSLTTLTPGGPFQDQGRLHLAIAPATGDPQVIGEIRYLDCDWYNKTAGICCFTLTNDQLYSAQRNPLVILSVGPFAGPLFAEAPDGSNVRADEYVFRVDPPAKDSDPATQISTTFYATSFGSPLPNVKVYAILDPTILIGYAYQGPIPGPTTVNVPADAFTFPANVTTAADGSATLQISVKNPGNPRGYIDGQVYAISYQIGSAPAIGAIQNGNQLISALVFSRYTPPTKPNWLMDVQPIFQQYADLYPVMKPIVDLGNYASVRQKRYILQNVFQSDITDPNYMPVTRDLSTAKRNMLLTWLQDDELTYMDLDSVDDLKKALQIAIELEHSTIPPYLSALYSIKQGANQEVAALINSVVMEEMLHMAQACNILIAIGGTPTLNNADFIPAYPGPLPGGLRADLTVNLRRCSIEQVRDCFMSIEEPEDPLKVKLKLLFPQLFNKPQPNTGVQKGVGPQQLPIETVYTIGWFYDEIKDALKQLSRDGKLIFGNTADQITEWHGTGILHLVTDLDSALAGIDEIKEQGEGNNQDPYDADAELAHYYKFAEIVAGKRLVQVGETYLYAGATIPFDPAGVWPTTDNPRLVNFPDGSKAKLLALRFANTYQSLLNALNTTFNSTAAYNKLPASDKTNMSQTQYKIKCLHEAIGIMFSMQIQAQDLVQTPSGNNDGLNAGPVFQIAQPMIPGE; encoded by the coding sequence ATGAGTTATTTAAACACTCCACGACTGCAATTCGCCGGACAATTCCAGGCTGACCCTTCCACCGTCAACAACGACCCGGAACACTTTAACACCCAAACGTTCCAAACCAACTTCCAGGAATTTGGTAATGGACCAAACAATGGCTGGTGGAATCCCAAAGGCACCGGTGCCTGGCGCCTCGTAGGCTGTACCGTACAAAGGGTCTATTACAAAGATGGCTCCTGGTGCGATGACCCCACACTCGATCCCATCATCGGTATGTCCATCACCGGAGCCGACAGAAGGGTAGAAGGCAAAATCGTCGACCTCGACTCCGAAAACCAGAGCGTATCACAACTCTGGGGATTCCAGGTACTCCTCAACCCCGGCGGCCCCGGCATCAGCTTTCAAAGCGACTTCGAAGTAGCCGCCTTCGGCGACCTCTGGGGACGTTGCCTCACAGGGGGCGGCGATGAACGGTATGCAGCCATCTATCAAAGCCAGCTCCATATCAAAAAATGGGTAGATGACAAATCCTCCAGGTACCTCACCGAACTGGCAAGCACCTTCTCCGGAGATGCCGTAGGCTCCTCCCTCAGCATCAAATTCAATATCGATGGCTTCATGATGGATGTCAACCAACCCGCCAGCTTCACTATCGGACGCATCAGCGGTGCTATCGGCCCCGTAGCCGCTACTTCAACACCATTCCCAGCCGAACCCAAACACTTCGTATACGGCCGTACATTGACTCCTACCTCCGGCCCCATGGCTTACAACTATGCCTACGCACAGATCGTTGGTAACAACCTGTTCCTCGACATGGGCAACAGCCTCACCACACTCACCCCGGGAGGTCCCTTCCAGGACCAGGGCCGCCTACACCTCGCCATCGCACCCGCAACAGGAGATCCCCAGGTAATAGGAGAGATCCGGTACCTCGACTGCGACTGGTACAACAAAACAGCTGGCATCTGCTGCTTTACCCTCACAAACGATCAACTATATAGCGCACAGCGCAATCCACTGGTCATTTTGTCCGTAGGACCATTCGCCGGCCCGCTCTTCGCAGAAGCCCCCGATGGCAGCAACGTCAGAGCCGACGAATACGTTTTCCGCGTCGACCCCCCGGCCAAAGACAGCGATCCGGCCACACAGATAAGCACCACCTTCTATGCCACCTCTTTCGGATCACCTCTCCCCAACGTGAAGGTATACGCCATACTCGATCCCACTATCCTCATCGGATATGCCTACCAGGGCCCCATACCCGGCCCCACAACAGTCAACGTACCCGCCGACGCATTCACCTTCCCCGCTAACGTAACCACCGCCGCCGATGGCAGCGCCACCTTGCAGATCTCCGTCAAAAACCCGGGCAACCCAAGAGGATACATCGATGGCCAGGTATACGCCATCTCCTATCAGATCGGCAGCGCACCGGCCATCGGCGCCATACAAAACGGTAACCAGCTGATCAGCGCCCTCGTATTCAGCAGATACACACCGCCCACCAAACCCAACTGGCTCATGGACGTTCAACCCATCTTTCAGCAGTACGCCGACCTATACCCGGTCATGAAACCCATCGTCGATCTGGGCAACTACGCCTCCGTCAGACAAAAACGATACATCCTCCAGAACGTATTCCAGTCCGATATCACCGATCCTAACTATATGCCGGTCACCCGCGACCTGTCCACCGCCAAACGTAACATGCTGCTCACCTGGCTGCAAGACGACGAACTGACGTACATGGACCTCGATAGCGTCGACGACCTCAAAAAAGCCTTACAGATCGCCATCGAACTCGAACACTCCACCATTCCTCCCTACCTATCCGCTTTGTATAGCATCAAACAGGGCGCTAACCAGGAAGTCGCGGCCCTCATCAACAGCGTCGTTATGGAAGAAATGCTGCACATGGCACAAGCCTGCAACATCCTCATCGCCATCGGTGGCACCCCCACACTCAACAATGCAGACTTCATCCCAGCTTACCCGGGACCACTACCAGGCGGACTACGCGCTGACCTCACCGTCAATCTCAGACGTTGCTCCATAGAACAAGTAAGAGATTGCTTCATGTCCATCGAAGAACCCGAAGACCCGCTGAAAGTGAAACTGAAACTGCTCTTCCCACAACTCTTTAACAAACCACAGCCAAATACCGGCGTACAAAAAGGGGTAGGGCCACAGCAATTACCCATAGAAACCGTATACACCATCGGGTGGTTCTACGATGAAATCAAAGATGCCTTGAAACAGCTGTCCCGCGATGGTAAACTCATCTTCGGTAATACCGCCGATCAGATCACCGAATGGCATGGCACCGGCATCCTACACCTCGTCACCGACCTCGACTCCGCACTCGCCGGCATCGACGAGATCAAAGAACAGGGAGAAGGCAACAACCAGGACCCTTACGACGCCGACGCCGAACTGGCCCACTACTACAAATTCGCCGAGATCGTCGCCGGAAAACGCCTCGTCCAGGTAGGAGAGACCTACCTCTACGCCGGCGCTACCATCCCCTTCGACCCCGCCGGCGTATGGCCCACCACCGACAACCCCCGGCTCGTCAACTTCCCCGATGGCTCCAAAGCCAAACTGTTAGCATTACGCTTCGCCAATACCTATCAATCACTGCTGAATGCCCTCAATACCACCTTCAACAGCACAGCAGCGTACAATAAACTCCCGGCAAGCGATAAAACCAATATGTCGCAAACACAATACAAAATAAAATGCCTCCACGAGGCCATCGGTATCATGTTCTCCATGCAGATACAAGCCCAGGATCTCGTACAGACACCCTCCGGCAACAACGATGGCCTCAACGCAGGCCCCGTATTCCAGATCGCACAACCCATGATACCAGGCGAATAA
- a CDS encoding MarR family winged helix-turn-helix transcriptional regulator, protein MEQLKFENQVCFPLYAASRTVTAAYRPLLEKLGLTYPQYLVLLLLWETKALTVKQLGEKLWLDSGTLTPLLKRMEKKGLIRRERSKADERVVDILLTDAGVQLRRKAAKVPGQLLDELRMDAQELMTLKLLLNKIVDHVEPR, encoded by the coding sequence ATGGAGCAGCTTAAATTCGAGAACCAGGTATGTTTTCCTTTATATGCGGCTTCGCGTACGGTAACGGCTGCTTACCGGCCGTTGTTGGAGAAGCTGGGCCTGACGTATCCGCAGTACCTGGTATTGTTGTTGTTGTGGGAGACGAAGGCATTGACGGTGAAGCAGCTTGGGGAGAAGTTGTGGCTGGACAGCGGTACATTGACGCCCTTGTTGAAACGGATGGAGAAGAAGGGGTTGATTCGCCGGGAGCGCAGCAAGGCGGACGAGCGTGTAGTAGATATTTTGCTGACGGATGCTGGGGTGCAGTTGCGCCGGAAGGCGGCGAAGGTACCTGGGCAGTTGTTGGACGAGTTGCGGATGGATGCGCAGGAGTTGATGACGTTGAAGCTTTTGTTAAACAAGATTGTGGATCATGTGGAGCCACGTTAA
- a CDS encoding organic hydroperoxide resistance protein, translating to MIEVLYTASATATGGRNGHVQSSDGVLDLEVRMPKELGGSGGAYTNPEQLFAAGYAACFDSALNHVIRAAKLRTGETSVQAEVGIGKRPDGGFGLAVQLHVRVPGVEQAVAQEVVEKAHQTCPYSNATRNNIEVTLFVENA from the coding sequence ATGATCGAAGTATTATATACAGCCAGTGCGACAGCTACTGGCGGGCGTAACGGGCATGTGCAATCCAGTGACGGTGTATTGGATCTGGAGGTGAGGATGCCGAAGGAGTTGGGTGGTAGCGGCGGTGCTTATACGAATCCGGAGCAGTTGTTTGCCGCCGGTTATGCGGCTTGTTTTGACAGTGCGTTGAACCATGTGATACGGGCGGCGAAGTTACGGACCGGGGAGACCAGTGTGCAAGCGGAGGTAGGTATCGGGAAGCGTCCGGACGGTGGATTCGGGTTGGCGGTGCAATTGCATGTGCGGGTACCTGGTGTGGAGCAGGCGGTGGCGCAGGAGGTGGTGGAGAAGGCGCATCAGACCTGTCCTTACTCTAATGCCACCCGTAATAATATTGAAGTAACCCTATTTGTTGAAAACGCCTGA
- a CDS encoding NADP-dependent oxidoreductase, which produces MQTRQILLAKRPSGLPDSSNFRTEEVIVPSLKDGEVQLKGLYYSVDPYMRGRMNEGESYVPPFEVGAPITGGVVAEVVESKDAALQAGDIVLGAQLPWSTTIVVAGKAVRKVDTSAIPATAYLNVLGMTAVTAYIGLIDIGKVKEGETVVVSGAAGAVGTVVGQLAKIRGCRVVGIAGTDEKAALLQREFGYDAVINYKTATDLSAAIGAACPKGVDVYFDNVGGEVTDAVFPHLNFHARVPLCGQIASYNEQEVERGPRFLPYVLTRSIMLQGFVVVNYRERYTEVLQELVKLVKAGQLHGKETIVEGFDQLPEAFLGLFSGKNTGKMLVKA; this is translated from the coding sequence ATGCAAACCAGACAGATCTTACTGGCGAAGCGCCCTTCGGGGCTGCCAGACAGCAGCAATTTCCGTACGGAGGAAGTAATTGTTCCTTCACTAAAGGATGGAGAGGTGCAGTTGAAGGGATTGTATTATTCAGTGGACCCGTATATGCGGGGCCGTATGAATGAGGGGGAATCATATGTACCGCCATTTGAGGTGGGCGCTCCTATTACGGGCGGTGTGGTTGCGGAGGTAGTGGAAAGTAAGGATGCGGCATTACAGGCCGGTGATATTGTATTGGGAGCGCAGTTGCCCTGGTCGACGACGATTGTGGTGGCGGGCAAGGCGGTGCGGAAGGTGGATACCAGTGCGATACCGGCGACGGCGTATCTGAATGTGTTGGGGATGACGGCAGTGACGGCATATATTGGGTTGATCGATATTGGTAAGGTGAAGGAAGGCGAGACGGTGGTGGTATCTGGTGCGGCTGGTGCTGTAGGCACGGTCGTGGGGCAACTGGCGAAGATAAGGGGATGCCGGGTGGTAGGTATTGCCGGGACGGATGAGAAGGCTGCGTTATTACAACGGGAGTTTGGTTATGATGCGGTGATCAATTATAAGACGGCGACGGACCTGTCTGCGGCTATTGGTGCTGCGTGTCCGAAAGGTGTGGATGTCTATTTTGACAATGTGGGTGGCGAGGTGACGGATGCGGTGTTCCCCCATTTGAATTTTCATGCGCGGGTACCGTTGTGCGGGCAGATTGCTTCGTATAATGAGCAGGAGGTGGAGCGGGGTCCGCGGTTCCTGCCTTATGTGCTGACGAGGAGTATTATGCTGCAAGGGTTTGTGGTGGTTAATTACCGGGAGCGGTATACGGAAGTATTGCAGGAGTTAGTGAAGTTGGTGAAGGCGGGACAGTTGCACGGGAAGGAGACGATTGTGGAGGGATTTGACCAGTTGCCGGAGGCGTTTCTAGGATTATTTTCCGGGAAGAACACAGGTAAGATGCTGGTGAAGGCTTAG
- a CDS encoding sterol desaturase family protein, which yields MKFDKIKNQGQARLFESKYLEMLTKTHPLLIWGMYIPVIVYMLYYSHAELGYAVGRIGGYFAGAIFFWSFFEYIMHRFVFHMGSDNAAVRRVVYTLHGNHHEYPRDKQRLFMPPVPSLILASVIFALMYLCMRQAAFMFFPGFILGYLLYGSLHYAIHAWAPPFKFMKPLWRNHHLHHYKNDDQGFGVSSTLWDRVFGTLFDLRREPEDKAKTAALTFKK from the coding sequence ATGAAATTTGACAAGATCAAGAACCAGGGTCAAGCCAGGCTGTTTGAAAGTAAATACCTGGAAATGCTGACGAAGACGCATCCATTGTTGATCTGGGGGATGTATATACCTGTGATAGTATACATGTTGTATTACAGTCATGCCGAGTTGGGGTATGCTGTGGGGCGTATTGGCGGTTATTTTGCCGGTGCTATTTTCTTCTGGAGTTTTTTTGAGTACATCATGCATCGTTTTGTCTTTCATATGGGCAGTGACAATGCGGCGGTCCGTCGTGTGGTATATACGTTGCACGGTAATCATCATGAGTATCCCAGGGACAAGCAGCGGTTGTTTATGCCACCGGTGCCGAGTCTGATATTGGCATCGGTGATCTTTGCGCTGATGTATTTATGTATGCGGCAGGCTGCCTTTATGTTTTTTCCCGGTTTTATACTCGGTTACCTGTTGTATGGCAGTTTGCACTATGCTATTCATGCCTGGGCGCCCCCTTTTAAGTTTATGAAGCCATTGTGGCGTAATCATCATTTGCATCATTACAAGAATGACGACCAGGGTTTCGGGGTGAGTTCTACTTTGTGGGACCGGGTGTTCGGGACGTTGTTTGATTTGCGGAGGGAGCCGGAGGACAAAGCGAAGACGGCGGCCCTGACATTTAAAAAATAG
- a CDS encoding TetR/AcrR family transcriptional regulator yields the protein MSFTDTCVLIRAAASRIFLTEGRLQATTDEIASQAGIAPALLTGYYTSSASLFREVFQEATEHLGGEMDAVMQAALSFRERVSQLIDVLQGHNRRYPYHLLFLVTTFRSVAAAGGRPPVSGKALYFRQLSAEVLSAMESGVIVSGAPLQFILDLFSLVTQPYVMEGLFHSLAAVTAADYEQLLQERKQYILALLFR from the coding sequence ATGAGTTTTACAGATACCTGCGTGTTGATCCGCGCAGCTGCCAGTCGTATTTTCCTTACGGAGGGGCGTTTGCAGGCGACCACTGATGAGATAGCGAGCCAGGCGGGCATCGCGCCAGCATTACTGACCGGTTATTATACCAGTTCTGCCAGTTTATTCCGGGAGGTATTCCAGGAGGCTACGGAGCATTTGGGTGGGGAGATGGATGCGGTGATGCAGGCGGCATTATCTTTCCGGGAGCGGGTATCACAATTGATTGATGTATTGCAGGGGCATAATCGCCGGTATCCTTACCATTTGCTTTTTCTGGTTACTACTTTCCGGTCCGTGGCGGCGGCGGGGGGGCGACCTCCTGTATCCGGGAAGGCGTTATACTTCCGGCAATTGTCGGCTGAGGTATTGTCGGCTATGGAAAGTGGGGTAATTGTTTCCGGCGCACCCCTGCAATTCATCCTGGATCTTTTTTCGCTGGTGACGCAGCCTTATGTAATGGAAGGACTTTTTCATTCGTTGGCGGCGGTGACGGCAGCGGATTATGAACAGTTGTTACAGGAGCGTAAGCAATATATCCTGGCACTTCTTTTCAGGTAG
- a CDS encoding putative glycolipid-binding domain-containing protein translates to MKTTIWEAIQWSGIEHLSSYEQDGERVVTGVVTGIVREQPFAIQYDISLTADWKVSWFNLQSLGSDGKHLRLVSDLNGHWFDKDGTHVAAFDACMDIDISLTPFTNTLPIRRLALEKEVRTPISVIYIRLPEFELQQVEQFYTLLPSGRYLYEQPAIDFHAELPVDEEGLVTDYPGLFKRLL, encoded by the coding sequence ATGAAAACAACTATTTGGGAGGCAATACAATGGTCCGGTATAGAACACCTGAGCAGTTATGAGCAGGATGGAGAGCGGGTAGTGACGGGGGTGGTAACGGGGATTGTGCGGGAGCAGCCATTTGCGATACAGTATGATATTTCGCTTACGGCGGATTGGAAGGTATCCTGGTTCAACCTGCAATCGCTGGGAAGCGACGGTAAGCATCTGCGGCTGGTATCGGATCTGAATGGTCATTGGTTTGATAAGGACGGTACTCATGTTGCTGCTTTTGACGCCTGTATGGATATTGACATTTCGCTGACCCCATTTACCAATACGTTGCCGATCCGCCGGCTGGCGCTAGAAAAGGAAGTGCGTACCCCTATTTCCGTGATCTATATCCGGTTGCCGGAGTTCGAGCTGCAGCAAGTGGAGCAGTTCTATACGTTGTTGCCCTCCGGCCGTTACCTGTATGAGCAGCCTGCTATTGATTTCCATGCGGAGTTGCCGGTAGACGAGGAAGGACTAGTGACGGATTATCCCGGTTTGTTCAAGCGATTGTTATAG
- a CDS encoding LytR/AlgR family response regulator transcription factor, whose protein sequence is MNYIILDDEPLARKGIELELNNIPDLHHKGSFAAATDAMACCNNTRIDLLFLDIEMPDCNGFEFLDTLPRSPIVIFTTAYPQYAVESYNYHAIDYLLKPLKKTRLLKAVQKAIHYHQLLYTPASHYDISQLSADYIVIRTERKYRRIMLADICFIEGLKDYVMIHTTTQPLLASMNIKTICNSLPPAHFARVSKSYLVNLRHIDAMDHELIYINTNEIPLSATYREEILEKWLNGHFVKR, encoded by the coding sequence ATGAACTACATCATACTCGACGATGAACCGCTGGCCCGCAAAGGCATCGAACTCGAATTAAATAATATACCGGACTTACACCACAAAGGCAGCTTCGCAGCTGCCACCGATGCCATGGCCTGCTGCAACAATACCCGGATCGACCTGCTTTTCCTCGATATAGAAATGCCGGACTGCAACGGCTTCGAATTCCTCGATACACTACCCCGGTCGCCTATCGTCATATTCACGACCGCATACCCACAATATGCCGTCGAAAGCTATAACTACCACGCCATCGACTATCTCCTCAAACCTTTGAAAAAAACAAGATTGCTCAAAGCCGTACAAAAAGCCATACACTACCACCAACTCCTATACACACCTGCCAGCCATTACGATATCAGCCAGCTGTCCGCCGACTACATCGTAATACGCACCGAAAGGAAATACCGCCGTATCATGCTCGCAGATATCTGCTTCATCGAAGGCCTCAAAGACTATGTCATGATACATACCACCACCCAACCCCTGCTGGCTTCCATGAATATCAAAACTATCTGCAATAGCCTGCCCCCAGCACATTTCGCACGCGTCAGCAAATCATACCTCGTCAACCTCCGGCACATCGATGCCATGGACCATGAACTGATATACATTAATACAAATGAGATACCCCTCAGCGCCACCTACCGCGAAGAAATATTGGAAAAATGGCTCAATGGCCATTTCGTAAAAAGATAA
- a CDS encoding sensor histidine kinase, with the protein MSMHSARQHQSPGLLFQQPSPPIAPPQWLRQLCTANRFRWLRHTLFITLFVYASLSALFHLPIDMEQNIPFRNAVRWYHIGNMLTSLLFVYINIWILVPHLLYRGRYLQYGSTLLLMLLSYFFICFWMDRAVILPLSLPQYLDRHLRLTADEIVSALTLPLILMIGTTGIKVLSAWLLQIDRVTSLENMQLKYELSQLKNMVSPHFLFNTLNNLQILIHTNTNSANDLLQGLSDILHYQVYDCTAEKVFLDRELRFFRHLLQLEAQRRHNWHTSIDVQGDTRGIRVYPHLFIPFIENAVKYADTNALTAVTINFHIHPHHLVFRCTNGVPAHPPTPEKGRSGAGLQYARRRLDLLFGNNYTLNINTTPATFTVQLELPL; encoded by the coding sequence ATGAGCATGCACAGCGCCCGCCAACACCAATCCCCCGGACTCCTCTTTCAACAGCCCTCACCGCCCATCGCCCCGCCGCAATGGCTCCGGCAACTGTGCACCGCCAACCGCTTCCGCTGGCTGCGCCATACCCTCTTCATCACCCTGTTCGTCTACGCCAGCCTCAGCGCATTATTCCACCTGCCCATAGATATGGAACAAAATATCCCCTTCCGTAACGCCGTCAGATGGTACCATATCGGCAACATGCTCACCAGCCTGCTATTCGTATACATCAACATCTGGATACTCGTACCACACCTCCTATACCGGGGCCGGTACCTCCAATATGGCAGCACCTTACTACTCATGCTCCTAAGCTACTTCTTCATCTGCTTCTGGATGGACCGCGCCGTCATCCTCCCCTTATCCTTACCACAATACCTCGACAGGCACCTGCGACTCACCGCCGACGAGATCGTATCCGCCCTCACACTCCCGCTCATACTCATGATCGGCACCACCGGCATCAAAGTCCTCAGCGCCTGGCTACTCCAGATAGATCGCGTCACTTCCCTAGAAAACATGCAGCTCAAATATGAACTGTCACAACTCAAGAACATGGTCAGCCCACACTTCCTGTTTAATACACTCAATAACCTGCAGATACTCATTCATACCAACACCAACAGCGCTAACGACCTCCTCCAGGGACTCTCCGATATCCTCCACTATCAAGTCTATGACTGCACCGCAGAAAAAGTATTCCTCGACAGGGAGCTCCGCTTCTTCCGCCACCTCCTCCAGCTCGAAGCACAACGACGTCACAACTGGCACACATCGATCGACGTGCAGGGCGATACCAGAGGCATCCGGGTATACCCGCATCTCTTCATCCCCTTCATCGAAAATGCCGTAAAATACGCCGACACCAACGCCCTAACCGCCGTGACCATCAACTTCCATATACATCCGCATCACCTGGTATTCCGTTGTACAAACGGTGTACCTGCCCACCCACCCACACCCGAAAAGGGGAGGAGCGGCGCCGGCCTTCAATACGCACGCCGTCGCCTCGACCTCCTGTTTGGAAATAACTATACACTGAATATCAATACAACACCTGCAACATTCACTGTTCAACTTGAATTACCATTATGA